One region of Zingiber officinale cultivar Zhangliang chromosome 7B, Zo_v1.1, whole genome shotgun sequence genomic DNA includes:
- the LOC122004975 gene encoding syntaxin-52-like — translation MSVKQGLSVAMTTSFDPWTRDFNEASKLFDDIAEMVSEMGSLPPSGPDTQCHLSTIRRKRTILKNRLESLESLLPKYLSDQSIKDFEINKHHDLLSNLKSKANQMSSTIDMPNFANREELLGHNKRSVEIISITPALDNQGIVSLQRQTMKEQDEGLEKLGETLLNTKHIALSINEELDLHTRLIDDLDDHVEITDSTLQRVQKTLSILNKRTKGSCSCRWFLLSVVTIVILIVLVYTLIKFL, via the exons ATGTCGGTGAAACAG GGTTTATCTGTGGCAATGACAACTTCTTTTGATCCCTGGACAAGGGATTTTAATGAAGCTTCAAAGCTCTTTGATGATATTGCTGAAATGGTTTCTGAGATGGGATCTTTGCCTCCATCTGGTCCAGACACCCAATGTCATTTAAGTACAATAAGGAGAAAGAGAACAATTCTTAAGAATAGGCTTGAGAGCTTGGAGTCTCTTCTTCCAAAGTATCTTAGTGACCAGTCAAT TAAGGACTTTGAGATAAATAAACACCATGATTTACTGTCAAATCTTAAATCTAAAGCAAACCAGATGTCAAGTACAATAGACATGCCAAACTTCGCTAACAG GGAAGAATTATTAGGACACAACAAAAGGTCTGTAGAAATTATAAGCATAACTCCTGCGTTGGATAATCAGGGTATCGTTAGCTTACAGAGGCAGACCATGAAAG AGCAAGATGAGGGGCTTGAAAAGTTGGGAGAGACAttgttaaataccaaacatattGCATTGTCTATTAATGAAGAATTAGATCTGCATACAAGACTAATT GATGATTTGGACGACCATGTTGAGATAACAGATTCGACGCTACAG AGGGTGCAGAAGACGTTGTCAATCCTCAACAAACGCACAAAAGGTAGCTGTTCCTGCAGGTGGTTTCTTCTCTCAGTCGTGACGATCGTGATCTTGATCGTCTTAGTTTATACTCTTATcaaattcttgtaa
- the LOC122004977 gene encoding ubiquitin-conjugating enzyme E2 13-like encodes MAASSPACLLLQKQLRDLMKNPVDGFSAGLVDDSNVFEWNVTIIGPPDTLYDSGFFNAIMSFPPNYPNSPPSVRFTSEMWHPNVYPDGRVCISILHPPGEDPNGYELPSERWTPIHTVESIVLSIISMLSSPNDESPANVEAAKEWRENRDMFKKKVGRIVRRSQEMM; translated from the exons ATGGCGGCGTCGAGCCCGGCGTGCCTCCTGTTACAGAAGCAGCTCAGGG ATCTGATGAAGAATCCGGTGGATGGATTCTCTGCTGGGTTGGTGGACGATAGCAATGTCTTCGAGTGGAACGTGACCATCATCGGGCCGCCTGATACGCTATA TGATAGTGGTTTCTTCAATGCAATTATGAGCTTCCCACCCAACTATCCCAACAGTCCCCCATCAGTGCGGTTTACATCAGAAATGTGGCACCCAAATG TTTATCCGGATGGGCGTGTTTGCATATCAATTCTTCATCCACCTGGTGAAGATCCAAATGGTTATGAACTCCCAAGTGAGCGATGGACCCCAATACACACA GTTGAGAGTATAGTTCTGAGTATTATTTCAATGCTTTCAAGTCCTAATGATGAATCTCCAGCAAATGTTGAAGCTGCT AAGGAATGGAGGGAAAACAGGGACATGTTCAAGAAGAAGGTTGGCCGCATTGTTCGAAGATCTCAAGAAATGATGTGA